The Argonema galeatum A003/A1 genome segment GAAGCGGGTGCAGTCAAGGCGCGACGGGCGCAGCGGAAGGCGACTTCTGACTGGATGGAGATGGAGCAACAGCGGGGGATCTCGATTACTTCGACTGTGTTGCAGTTTGAATACCAGGGATCTCAGATTAATCTGCTAGACACTCCCGGTCACCAAGATTTTAGCGAAGATACTTATCGGACTCTGGCGGCGGCTGATAATGCGGTGATGTTGGTTGATGCGGCGAAGGGTTTGGAAACCCAGACGCGGAAGTTGTTTGAAGTTTGTCGGATGCGAAGTCTTCCCATCTTCACTTTTGTCAATAAACTCGATCGCCCCGGACGCGAACCTCTGGAATTGCTGGACGAGATCGAGCGGGAATTGGGCTTGCAGACTTATGCTGTAAATTGGCCTATAGGGATGGGCGATCGCTTTCAAGGGGTTTTCGATCGCCAGAAACGCCAAATTCACCTATTTGAGCGCATGGCCCACGGCAGCCGCGAAGCTAAGGATACTGTTGTGGATATAGGCGATCCCCGCATTGAGGAATTGTTAGAGCCAGACCTCTATTACCAACTTAAAGAAGATTTAGAAGTTCTGGAAGAATTAGGCCCCGAATTGGATTTTGAGCAAGTTCACAATGGCAAAATGACGCCTGTGTTCTTCGGCAGTGCCATGACCAACTTTGGGGTGGAACTATTCCTAAATTCCTTTCTAGACTGCGCCCTTAAGCCGGGTTCCCATAACAGCACTATAGGCGAAATTACGCCGACATATCCCGAGTTTTCGGGATTTGTGTTCAAGCTGCAAGCCAACATGGACCCAAGACACCGCGATCGCATCGCTTTCGTCCGGGTTTGCACCGGCAAGTTTGAAAAAGACATGATTGTCAGTCACGCCCGCAGTGGCAAAACGGTACGCCTTTCAAGACCTCAGAAACTGTTTGCCCAAGAAAGAGAATCGATAGAAGAAGCTTATGCAGGCGATGTAATTGGTTTGAACAATCCGGGCGTTTTTGCGATCGGCGACACGATTTACACTGGTCAGAAATTAGAGTACGAAGGTATACCCTGTTTTTCGCCGGAATTGTTTGCTTACTTAAGAAACCCAAATCCTTCTAAATTTAAACAATTTCGCAAAGGCGTTTCGGAATTGCGGGAAGAGGGAGCTGTACAAATCATGTACTCGGTGGATGAAGCTAAGCGCGACCCAATTTTAGCAGCGGTAGGACAGCTGCAATTTGAAGTAGTGCAGTTCCGCTTGCAAAATGAATACGGAGTTGAGACTCAGTTAGATATGCTACCTTATAGCGTTGCTCGGTGGGTTGCTGGTGGCTGGTCAGCTTTAGAAAAAGTTGGGCGACTCTTCAATACCGTGACGGTAAAAGATAGTTGGGGACGACCTGTACTTTTGTTCAAAAATGAATGGAATTTGCACCAAGTACAAGCAGATCAACCGGAATTAAAGCT includes the following:
- the prfC gene encoding peptide chain release factor 3, producing MTTELESELQTAVERRRNFAIISHPDAGKTTLTEKLLLYGGAIHEAGAVKARRAQRKATSDWMEMEQQRGISITSTVLQFEYQGSQINLLDTPGHQDFSEDTYRTLAAADNAVMLVDAAKGLETQTRKLFEVCRMRSLPIFTFVNKLDRPGREPLELLDEIERELGLQTYAVNWPIGMGDRFQGVFDRQKRQIHLFERMAHGSREAKDTVVDIGDPRIEELLEPDLYYQLKEDLEVLEELGPELDFEQVHNGKMTPVFFGSAMTNFGVELFLNSFLDCALKPGSHNSTIGEITPTYPEFSGFVFKLQANMDPRHRDRIAFVRVCTGKFEKDMIVSHARSGKTVRLSRPQKLFAQERESIEEAYAGDVIGLNNPGVFAIGDTIYTGQKLEYEGIPCFSPELFAYLRNPNPSKFKQFRKGVSELREEGAVQIMYSVDEAKRDPILAAVGQLQFEVVQFRLQNEYGVETQLDMLPYSVARWVAGGWSALEKVGRLFNTVTVKDSWGRPVLLFKNEWNLHQVQADQPELKLNASAPVVAGQEPESL